From Nitratidesulfovibrio vulgaris str. Hildenborough, a single genomic window includes:
- a CDS encoding flagellin N-terminal helical domain-containing protein: MSLVINHNLMAQNASRNLGDSYTKLSTSVRRLSSGLRVGNAADDAAGLAVRELMRADIAALSQGVRNANDAISMIQTADGALGVIDEKLIRMKELAEQAATGTYTSDQRLIIDSEYQAMASEITRIAKMTDFNGVYLLNGNLSGDTHSGSGLQSTGKMKVHFGTANDSSEDYYYVQINAATSSALGVGTEAGSTAKAYSISTQSAAQAALEGLTNAIVSKDKIRASLGALQNRLENTISNLQIQAENLQAAESRISDVDVSMEMTEFVRQQILSQSAVAMLSQANSLPRLALNLLGG; this comes from the coding sequence ATGTCACTCGTGATCAATCACAACCTCATGGCCCAGAACGCGTCGCGCAACCTCGGCGACTCGTACACCAAGCTGAGCACCTCGGTCCGCAGGCTGTCATCGGGCCTGCGCGTCGGCAACGCAGCCGACGACGCCGCCGGCCTTGCGGTACGCGAACTCATGCGTGCCGACATCGCAGCCCTCAGCCAGGGTGTGCGGAACGCCAACGACGCCATCTCGATGATCCAGACCGCCGACGGGGCGCTGGGCGTCATCGACGAGAAGCTCATCCGCATGAAGGAGCTTGCGGAACAGGCTGCCACGGGTACGTACACTTCTGACCAGCGGCTCATCATCGACTCGGAATACCAGGCCATGGCCTCGGAAATCACCCGAATCGCCAAGATGACCGACTTCAACGGCGTGTACCTGCTCAACGGCAACCTGTCGGGAGATACCCACAGCGGCTCTGGCCTGCAGTCCACCGGCAAGATGAAGGTGCACTTCGGCACCGCCAACGACTCGTCCGAGGACTACTACTACGTGCAGATCAACGCAGCCACCTCGTCGGCTCTCGGCGTAGGCACCGAAGCGGGTTCCACCGCGAAGGCGTACTCGATCTCCACGCAGTCTGCGGCACAGGCAGCCCTTGAAGGTCTGACCAACGCCATCGTGTCCAAGGACAAGATCCGCGCCTCCCTCGGCGCACTCCAGAACAGGCTGGAGAACACCATCAGCAACCTGCAGATACAGGCCGAGAACCTTCAGGCGGCGGAATCACGTATTTCTGACGTGGACGTTTCCATGGAGATGACCGAATTTGTGCGCCAGCAGATTCTGTCACAGTCCGCGGTCGCCATGCTCTCGCAGGCCAACTCGCTTCCCCGGCTCGCCCTCAATCTGTTGGGGGGGTAG
- a CDS encoding protein-glutamate methylesterase/protein-glutamine glutaminase, with product MISVVVVDDSAFMRKALSTMLEKDPEIRVVATARDGEEGLQVIRQHNPDVVTLDIEMPRMDGLTTLRHIMMEMPRPVLMVSSLTTEGAEATLKALELGAVDFIPKQLSKVSLDIVRIENDLREKVKEVSKRRMLRTPRPVRPAPTASAPAQTAQVASAAPATAPSRPAMPATRASRPVRDVVAIGVSTGGPPAVQKVLSQLPADFPASILIAQHMPAAFTGPFAKRLDGVCAISVKEAESGEKLKPGTAYIAPGGKHLRVEQRVSHMEVVVTTDPADALYKPSANVLMESVGQSMGRRALGVILTGMGSDGMEGMKVLKQKGGRSIAQSDATCVVYGMPKAIVDAGLADEIVDIDDMAAAIMNGLYK from the coding sequence GTGATCAGCGTTGTTGTTGTCGACGATTCGGCCTTCATGCGGAAGGCTTTGAGCACGATGCTCGAAAAGGACCCTGAGATACGCGTCGTTGCCACGGCACGCGATGGTGAAGAGGGCCTTCAGGTCATCCGCCAGCATAATCCCGATGTGGTGACGCTGGACATCGAAATGCCCCGTATGGATGGGCTCACCACGTTGCGGCATATCATGATGGAGATGCCACGCCCCGTACTGATGGTGAGTTCGCTTACCACCGAGGGCGCAGAAGCCACCCTCAAGGCGCTTGAACTGGGTGCGGTGGACTTCATCCCCAAGCAGCTTTCAAAGGTGTCGCTCGATATCGTGCGTATCGAGAACGACCTGCGCGAGAAGGTCAAAGAGGTCTCGAAGCGGCGCATGTTGCGCACTCCGCGCCCCGTGCGCCCTGCGCCGACAGCGTCCGCACCGGCCCAGACCGCACAGGTCGCATCGGCAGCACCCGCGACCGCCCCTTCACGCCCCGCCATGCCTGCCACCCGTGCTTCACGCCCCGTGCGCGATGTGGTCGCCATCGGTGTCTCCACGGGCGGGCCGCCAGCGGTGCAGAAGGTCCTTTCACAACTGCCCGCCGATTTCCCGGCGAGCATCCTCATTGCGCAGCATATGCCAGCCGCCTTCACCGGGCCGTTCGCCAAAAGACTTGACGGAGTGTGCGCCATCTCCGTCAAGGAGGCTGAATCGGGTGAGAAGCTCAAACCCGGCACGGCCTACATCGCACCCGGCGGCAAACACCTGCGAGTCGAACAGCGCGTGAGCCACATGGAGGTGGTGGTGACTACCGACCCTGCCGATGCCCTCTACAAGCCATCTGCCAACGTGCTGATGGAGTCGGTCGGGCAGTCGATGGGGCGGCGGGCCCTTGGCGTTATTCTCACCGGTATGGGGAGTGACGGCATGGAAGGCATGAAGGTTCTCAAGCAGAAGGGGGGGCGTTCCATCGCCCAGAGTGACGCCACCTGTGTGGTGTACGGCATGCCCAAGGCCATCGTCGATGCCGGTCTCGCAGATGAAATCGTTGACATAGACGATATGGCTGCTGCCATAATGAACGGGTTGTACAAGTAG
- a CDS encoding RelA/SpoT family protein: protein MIRIQEIVDKVAASHKDADISLIQRAYVYAAAGHAGQTRLSGEPYLSHPLAVADLLAEMHFDEATVAAGLLHDTVEDTDAGIEDIDREFGEEVADIVDGVTKISQMTFDSKEEAQAENIRKMILAMSHDIRVLMVKLADRLHNMRTLDFQKSHKQQSIAQETLDIYAPLANRLGLHRIKLELEDLGLRYTKPDVFAQITDWLDENQMVERNLIDKVIARIREVLDANGIEGEVRGRIKHKSSIYKKMTQQGLALDEMHDIIAFRVIVADLRDCYAVLGLMHAQWKPVHGRFKDYISMPKANGYQSLHTTVIGPEGERIEIQIRTREMHRMAEHGVASHWLYKDAGRVNPRDVAQFTWLREILDRQKHEADSKEFMHSLRLDLFKDEVYVFTPRGDVKELPEGATPIDFAYLIHSQVGDHCAGAKVNGKLVPLGTPLVSGDTIEVITDPNRHPSRDWLKIVKTAKARSRIQHFIRTEERARSISLGREMLEKEGRRMGINVSKAIREGDFDAVVKEFSLGSVDDLLSSVGYARHTPKRILRRLQAHISPPAPEEVKAQEPAPTAPPDRKSESVSIRGVDDVLVRFARCCNPVPGDAIVGYISRGRGVTVHTSDCPNVQGMEPERLISVFWDGHEDKPFPARIHLLCRNEKGVLAQISALLAEANINIDSGTMHSLVDGHSEVELMVEVRDVAHLYHTMDRLRKLPAVLEVIRAAAHME from the coding sequence ATGATCCGCATTCAGGAAATCGTCGACAAGGTCGCGGCCTCGCACAAGGACGCCGACATCTCCCTCATACAGCGGGCCTACGTCTACGCGGCGGCAGGGCACGCCGGGCAGACACGCCTTTCGGGTGAGCCCTATCTTTCGCATCCGCTGGCAGTGGCCGACCTGCTTGCCGAAATGCACTTCGACGAGGCGACGGTGGCGGCGGGGCTCCTGCATGACACCGTCGAGGATACCGACGCGGGCATCGAGGACATCGACCGCGAGTTCGGTGAAGAAGTGGCCGACATCGTCGATGGCGTGACCAAGATCAGCCAGATGACCTTCGACAGCAAGGAGGAGGCGCAGGCCGAGAACATCCGCAAGATGATCCTCGCCATGTCGCACGACATCCGGGTGCTGATGGTCAAGCTGGCTGACAGGCTGCACAACATGCGCACGCTCGACTTCCAGAAGTCGCACAAGCAGCAGTCCATCGCGCAGGAGACCCTCGACATCTACGCGCCGCTGGCCAACCGTCTGGGCCTGCATCGCATCAAACTCGAACTGGAAGACCTCGGTCTTCGCTACACCAAGCCCGATGTCTTCGCGCAGATAACCGACTGGCTCGACGAGAACCAGATGGTGGAGCGCAACCTCATCGACAAGGTGATAGCGCGCATCCGCGAGGTGCTCGACGCCAACGGCATCGAAGGCGAGGTGCGCGGGCGCATCAAGCACAAGTCGAGCATCTACAAGAAGATGACGCAGCAGGGGCTCGCCCTTGACGAGATGCACGACATCATCGCCTTTCGCGTCATCGTCGCCGACCTGCGCGACTGCTACGCCGTGCTGGGCCTCATGCACGCACAATGGAAGCCGGTGCACGGGCGCTTCAAGGACTACATCTCGATGCCCAAGGCCAACGGCTACCAGAGCCTGCACACCACGGTCATCGGGCCGGAGGGTGAGCGCATCGAGATACAGATACGCACCCGCGAGATGCACCGCATGGCGGAACACGGGGTCGCGTCGCACTGGCTGTACAAGGACGCAGGGCGGGTCAATCCGCGGGACGTCGCACAGTTCACATGGTTGCGCGAAATCCTCGACAGGCAGAAGCACGAGGCCGACTCCAAGGAGTTCATGCACTCGCTGCGCCTCGACCTGTTCAAGGACGAGGTCTACGTATTCACGCCCCGCGGCGATGTGAAGGAACTGCCCGAAGGGGCTACTCCCATCGACTTCGCCTACCTCATTCACTCGCAGGTGGGCGACCACTGTGCGGGAGCCAAGGTCAACGGCAAGCTCGTTCCGCTGGGGACGCCCCTCGTCAGCGGCGACACCATCGAAGTCATCACCGACCCCAACCGGCATCCCAGTCGCGACTGGCTCAAGATCGTCAAGACGGCCAAGGCACGTAGCCGCATCCAGCACTTCATCCGCACCGAGGAGCGCGCCCGCTCCATCTCGCTCGGCCGCGAGATGCTGGAGAAGGAAGGCCGCCGCATGGGCATCAACGTGTCCAAGGCCATCCGTGAAGGTGATTTCGATGCTGTCGTGAAGGAATTCTCCCTTGGCAGCGTGGACGACCTGCTTTCATCGGTAGGCTATGCGCGCCATACGCCGAAGCGGATACTCCGTCGCTTGCAGGCGCACATCTCGCCTCCGGCCCCTGAAGAGGTCAAGGCGCAGGAGCCCGCGCCCACGGCGCCGCCCGACCGCAAGTCGGAAAGCGTGAGCATTCGCGGGGTCGATGATGTCCTTGTCCGGTTCGCCCGGTGCTGCAACCCCGTGCCCGGTGACGCCATCGTGGGCTACATAAGCCGCGGGCGCGGCGTGACCGTGCACACCTCCGACTGCCCCAACGTGCAAGGCATGGAACCGGAGCGTCTCATCTCCGTCTTCTGGGACGGGCACGAGGACAAGCCCTTCCCGGCACGCATCCATCTTCTGTGTCGCAACGAGAAGGGCGTACTGGCCCAGATATCCGCCTTGCTTGCCGAGGCGAACATCAACATCGACTCCGGCACGATGCATTCGCTGGTGGACGGCCATTCCGAGGTAGAACTCATGGTGGAAGTGCGCGACGTGGCCCACCTCTACCACACCATGGACAGGCTGCGTAAACTGCCTGCCGTGCTCGAGGTCATCCGCGCCGCGGCCCATATGGAGTGA
- a CDS encoding ATP-binding protein, translating into MLAWTIMLCFVAAVALAQVQARPHVLLLNSYHQGFRWTDEVVQAVRGTLASASPVEIHVEYMDAKRIESPDYLDQYADLLRRKYTGLRLSVVAASDDPAFDFVLRHRGLFGDAPVVFCGTNDITPDRLRGESGVVGVTETVDYEGGLALALRLHPGVRQILVVVDDTSTGRLVRERLEGVRRSLPPGVSLHFSPTSSLGAVLDVARTTGADTLIFLTIFNRDDAGRFYEYDEVPRLLSEASRSPVYGAWDFYLGDGIVGGVLTSGEAQGKTAAELVLEVLKRGGTTGLPLISRSPNKFMFDYRQLQRFGIRPDRLPKDSIVVNRPVGFYEQNRPLVHTVVGAFVLLSGFTVSLLVNVVARKRAEAALRVSEARLRGIFENAGEGIFRVTLEGRILMVNPAMARILRYDSVEDLIRVTDAGAHVLYRDAGWRERYVARLMQYGVVRDFEARMAARTGEDVWVSISSRLVVDEEDGTTIIEGIMADTTARKEAELALQAMNVSLEARVSERTAELARANDALQKSMDELRAMQARIVEQEKFAALGGLVAGVAHEMNTPVGVCITSASFLADKVRGLRSEVEGGSIRRSELLDFMSRAEEASQTLVANLGRTAELVRAFKQLAVDEAGTNARTIELCPFIDDILGGLRPICEQAGHRLDYECDACGVQMHVAPPALAQVVGHLVRNSLDHAFPTGGAGRMQLKVSCPEGGVELTFSDDGVGMGTDVLSHIFEPFFTTRRQAGATGLGLHLVYNTVTRTLGGTIECTSAPGEGACFRIRLPLSDPCRDTPAEVGCEPV; encoded by the coding sequence GTGCTGGCATGGACCATCATGCTGTGCTTCGTCGCGGCGGTGGCACTGGCGCAAGTGCAGGCGCGCCCCCATGTGCTGCTCCTGAATTCGTATCATCAGGGATTCCGCTGGACCGACGAAGTCGTGCAGGCCGTGCGCGGTACGCTAGCCTCCGCATCGCCTGTGGAAATCCATGTGGAATACATGGACGCCAAGCGTATCGAATCGCCGGACTACCTTGACCAGTACGCAGACCTGCTGCGCCGCAAGTATACAGGATTACGGCTTTCCGTCGTCGCGGCATCCGACGACCCCGCCTTCGATTTCGTGTTGCGCCACCGTGGGCTTTTCGGAGACGCGCCTGTGGTCTTCTGCGGCACCAACGACATCACGCCAGACCGTCTCAGGGGCGAAAGCGGAGTGGTCGGGGTGACGGAGACGGTGGACTACGAAGGGGGACTTGCCCTCGCCTTGCGTCTGCATCCGGGGGTGCGGCAGATTCTTGTGGTGGTGGACGACACCTCCACGGGACGCCTCGTACGGGAACGCCTTGAAGGCGTGCGTCGTTCTCTTCCCCCCGGTGTGTCGCTGCATTTCTCGCCGACCTCCTCCCTTGGGGCGGTGCTGGATGTCGCCCGTACCACTGGGGCGGATACGCTCATCTTTCTCACCATCTTCAACCGTGATGACGCAGGGCGATTCTATGAATACGACGAAGTCCCCCGGCTGCTGTCGGAAGCCAGCCGGTCACCGGTCTATGGTGCATGGGACTTCTATCTGGGCGATGGAATCGTGGGAGGTGTTCTCACCAGTGGAGAGGCGCAGGGAAAAACCGCAGCAGAGTTGGTGCTGGAAGTGCTGAAGCGGGGAGGGACGACGGGGCTGCCTCTCATAAGCCGAAGCCCCAACAAGTTCATGTTCGACTACAGGCAGTTGCAGCGTTTCGGTATCCGGCCGGACAGGTTGCCGAAAGACAGCATCGTCGTGAACCGTCCTGTGGGGTTCTATGAACAGAATCGGCCGCTGGTGCATACCGTCGTAGGGGCCTTTGTCCTGCTTTCGGGCTTCACCGTCTCGCTGCTGGTCAATGTCGTGGCCCGCAAAAGGGCAGAAGCCGCCTTGCGTGTGAGCGAGGCGCGGCTTCGCGGCATATTCGAGAACGCAGGAGAAGGCATCTTCAGGGTGACACTTGAAGGCCGAATCCTGATGGTCAACCCTGCCATGGCACGCATCCTCCGTTACGATTCGGTGGAAGACCTCATTCGCGTCACGGATGCCGGGGCGCATGTGTTGTACCGTGATGCTGGTTGGCGTGAGCGTTATGTCGCAAGGCTGATGCAGTACGGAGTGGTGCGTGATTTCGAGGCCCGGATGGCCGCTCGTACCGGGGAGGACGTGTGGGTGAGCATCTCGTCCCGGCTTGTGGTCGATGAAGAGGATGGGACGACGATAATCGAAGGCATCATGGCCGACACGACTGCCCGCAAGGAGGCCGAGTTGGCACTGCAGGCCATGAACGTCAGTCTCGAAGCCCGGGTGAGCGAACGCACTGCTGAACTGGCAAGGGCCAACGATGCCTTGCAGAAGTCGATGGACGAACTGCGTGCGATGCAGGCGCGCATTGTGGAACAGGAAAAGTTCGCGGCACTGGGGGGGCTTGTGGCGGGGGTGGCGCATGAGATGAACACCCCGGTGGGGGTTTGCATCACCAGCGCATCGTTCCTCGCCGACAAGGTGCGCGGTCTTCGCAGCGAGGTGGAAGGCGGCAGCATACGGCGTTCGGAACTTCTCGACTTCATGTCGCGTGCAGAAGAGGCGTCGCAGACCCTTGTCGCAAATCTCGGGCGCACGGCAGAACTTGTGCGCGCCTTCAAGCAACTGGCGGTGGATGAGGCCGGAACCAACGCCCGTACCATTGAATTGTGCCCGTTCATCGACGACATCCTCGGCGGGCTGAGGCCTATCTGCGAACAGGCCGGACACAGGCTTGATTATGAATGCGATGCCTGCGGGGTGCAGATGCATGTGGCGCCGCCAGCGCTGGCGCAGGTGGTGGGACACCTCGTGCGCAACAGCCTTGACCATGCGTTCCCCACCGGGGGGGCAGGGCGGATGCAGCTCAAGGTATCCTGTCCGGAAGGGGGCGTGGAATTGACGTTCTCCGATGACGGAGTGGGCATGGGGACCGACGTGCTTTCGCACATCTTCGAGCCGTTCTTCACCACCCGGCGGCAGGCGGGGGCCACCGGTCTGGGTCTGCATCTCGTCTACAACACGGTGACAAGAACCCTCGGGGGGACCATCGAGTGCACAAGCGCACCGGGAGAGGGGGCGTGCTTCCGCATCCGGCTGCCCTTGTCAGACCCCTGTCGCGACACGCCAGCCGAAGTCGGTTGTGAGCCGGTATGA